In Spinacia oleracea cultivar Varoflay chromosome 5, BTI_SOV_V1, whole genome shotgun sequence, a single window of DNA contains:
- the LOC110788722 gene encoding uncharacterized protein, with the protein MAPANESTISPTLNPYIDPLFIAVNENASVPLGSIIFDGNNFMNWSRSITIALGAKNKLAFMEGKHPKPTEGADEIQKWVRCDYIVRSWLQATKKPEIAGSLVTMQSTKILWEEILERYGQTKAPPLFQLKKELWDAEQGNSSVSDYYCKLKGLWDQIADLEGIPECSCGAMSKCSCNLAKQMLDLQAAK; encoded by the coding sequence ATGGCACCAGCAAACGAAAGCACAATAAGCCCAACATTGAACCCTTACATAGATCCTTTGTTCATTGCTGTGAATGAAAATGCTTCTGTTCCTCTGGGAAGTATCATCTTTGATGGTAATAACTTTATGAACTGGAGCAGAAGCATCACGATAGCACTTGGTGCTAAGAACAAGCTTGCTTTCATGGAAGGAAAGCATCCAAAACCCACAGAAGGTGCAGACGAAATACAGAAATGGGTCAGATGTGACTATATTGTAAGATCTTGGTTGCAAGCAACCAAGAAACCTGAAATAGCTGGAAGCTTGGTGACTATGCAGTCCACTAAGATTTTATGGGAGGAAATTCTTGAGCGGTATGGTCAGACAAAAGCACCACCGTTATTTCAACTCAAGAAAGAACTGTGGGATGCAGAACAAGGGAACTCAAGTGTGAGTGACTACTACTGTAAACTCAAGGGTTTGTGGGATCAGATAGCAGACTTGGAGGGAATACCAGAATGTAGTTGTGGAGCCATGTCCAAATGCAGTTGTAACTTGGCAAAGCAGATGCTTGACCTACAAGCAGCTAAGTAA